From Pseudobdellovibrio exovorus JSS, a single genomic window includes:
- a CDS encoding enoyl-CoA hydratase-related protein, with amino-acid sequence MKFIKVESPQPDIKVVSLNRPEVKNAFHPEMIAEITNFFQQESQTKTSKLLILKGEGTAFCAGADLNWMKSMVNYSYEENIEDSKKLWGMFAAVQNCEVPVVAVAHGAVFGGALGLLACADYVYADEATQFCFSEVKLGLAPAVITGFITRKIPDAFCRPLMISGEVFNANEARRIGLVHQTFTGTTVDVTEIVKTFAGNGTEAMREAKKLLNVLLETNSFDEAQAHCTRVIAERRISAEGQEKLQKFLNRTSK; translated from the coding sequence ATGAAGTTTATTAAAGTTGAAAGTCCACAGCCCGACATTAAGGTTGTTTCCTTGAACCGACCCGAGGTGAAGAATGCCTTTCACCCTGAAATGATTGCTGAGATCACAAATTTTTTTCAGCAAGAAAGTCAGACGAAAACATCAAAGCTTTTAATCCTTAAAGGTGAGGGCACAGCTTTCTGTGCTGGTGCTGATTTAAATTGGATGAAATCGATGGTGAATTATTCGTACGAAGAAAATATCGAGGATTCTAAGAAGTTATGGGGCATGTTTGCCGCGGTTCAAAACTGCGAAGTGCCCGTAGTCGCTGTAGCTCATGGGGCTGTCTTTGGTGGAGCCTTAGGTCTATTAGCCTGTGCCGACTATGTCTATGCGGATGAGGCCACTCAATTTTGTTTCAGTGAAGTGAAGTTAGGTTTGGCTCCTGCTGTGATTACAGGTTTCATCACTAGAAAAATTCCAGATGCTTTTTGTCGTCCATTGATGATCAGCGGCGAAGTTTTTAATGCAAATGAAGCCCGCCGTATTGGATTAGTTCATCAGACGTTTACTGGGACTACTGTTGACGTAACTGAAATCGTGAAGACGTTTGCAGGGAATGGAACCGAAGCCATGCGCGAGGCTAAAAAATTATTAAATGTATTGCTAGAAACAAACTCATTTGACGAGGCTCAGGCCCACTGCACTCGTGTTATTGCTGAACGTCGTATCAGCGCTGAGGGGCAAGAAAAGTTACAAAAATTCTTAAATAGGACATCTAAGTAG
- a CDS encoding class I SAM-dependent methyltransferase, translated as MSKKFGFITIDEHGDIFLDPDAPALTDPLQIEEVHYNLRLTDDFSLVTEFQDEEHLVESFDHPLHIISLSFKDKKIFLRTKQNTLFEADNSKWSVDEWDRFNGLTTSKAPFVLTDNAQEQLFDLSDCFDDESFVADGEYVATPPYFIDTLHIDKSNFWSEIYQAPENPGWNLNDSAEAFKDMLPRLKLPKSRILVLGCGEGHDAALFAKAGHVVTAVDFSKEAIERGRQKYSDLENLSFYESNIFHLPTEWNHSFDVVVEHTCFCAIPPEQRNELVRLYRRMLHEEGQLLAVFYTMEKRSGPPFGATEWEIRKRTQEHFQYLFWGRLRNSITRRMGKELFVLAKKR; from the coding sequence ATGTCCAAAAAATTTGGATTCATCACCATAGACGAACACGGCGACATTTTCTTAGATCCTGATGCTCCCGCCCTGACTGATCCTCTTCAAATCGAAGAAGTTCATTACAATTTACGTCTGACAGATGATTTTTCTTTGGTGACTGAGTTTCAAGATGAAGAGCATTTAGTCGAATCTTTCGATCATCCCCTGCATATTATTTCTTTAAGTTTTAAAGATAAAAAAATCTTTCTGCGCACGAAGCAAAACACCTTATTCGAGGCTGATAACAGCAAATGGTCGGTGGATGAATGGGATCGCTTTAATGGCTTAACGACATCAAAGGCTCCATTCGTTTTAACTGATAATGCTCAAGAACAGTTGTTCGATTTGTCTGACTGTTTTGATGACGAAAGCTTCGTCGCGGATGGCGAATACGTAGCCACTCCGCCTTATTTTATCGATACACTTCACATCGACAAATCGAATTTTTGGTCTGAAATTTATCAAGCTCCTGAAAATCCAGGGTGGAATCTAAATGACTCTGCCGAGGCTTTCAAAGATATGCTTCCTCGCTTGAAATTACCTAAATCTCGTATTTTGGTTTTAGGATGTGGCGAAGGTCACGATGCTGCTTTATTTGCTAAAGCAGGACACGTGGTTACCGCTGTGGATTTTTCGAAAGAAGCTATTGAGCGCGGTCGTCAAAAATACAGTGATTTAGAAAATTTATCATTCTATGAGTCCAACATTTTCCACTTACCTACAGAGTGGAATCACAGCTTCGACGTTGTTGTTGAGCACACCTGTTTCTGCGCAATTCCACCCGAACAGCGCAATGAACTGGTGCGACTTTATCGTCGGATGTTACACGAAGAAGGACAGCTTTTAGCAGTGTTTTACACTATGGAAAAACGCTCGGGCCCACCATTTGGAGCCACCGAGTGGGAAATTCGCAAACGCACTCAAGAGCACTTTCAATATCTATTCTGGGGTCGCCTGCGAAACTCTATCACACGCCGTATGGGCAAAGAGCTTTTCGTCTTAGCAAAGAAACGCTAA
- a CDS encoding carboxyl transferase domain-containing protein yields the protein MIIESQIDPNSSDFQQNKTALLEHVNQWRQRIESGKLGGGAEAVKKHKSRGKLTARERIEALIDSGTAFLEFSTLAAYEMYEGQAPSAGVLTGIGVIEGTECVIVANDATVKGGTYFPMTAKKHLRAQEVAMENGLPCIYLVDSGGAYLPMQSEVFPDRDHFGRIFYNQARMSAQGISQISVVMGSCTAGGAYVPSMSDENVIVKDNGTIFLGGPPLVRAATGEIVDAQELGGAHTHCELSGVTDHFAENDQHAIDLTRSIVKHLNKRKAVQLKTQPIEEPLYAEDEIYGVLPADQRIPFDIREVIARIVDGSKFHEFKPLFGKTLVTGFAHIWGMPVGIIANNGVLFSESAQKAAHFIELCEQREVPLIFLQNITGFMVGKKYEQEGIAKHGAKMVMAVSNARVPKFTVVIGGSYGAGNYGMCGRAYSPRQLWMWPNARISVMGGEQAANVLLTVKMDQLAAKGQSMTPEEQAEFKRPTLEKYERESSAYFSTARIWDDGIIDPKDTRRVLALGIAASLNKDWGPKQQGVFRM from the coding sequence ATGATTATTGAAAGCCAAATTGATCCAAATTCATCCGATTTTCAACAGAACAAGACAGCCTTACTTGAGCACGTGAATCAGTGGCGTCAGCGTATAGAGTCTGGGAAGTTGGGCGGCGGTGCCGAGGCCGTTAAAAAACATAAATCTCGTGGCAAGTTAACAGCACGTGAACGTATTGAAGCTCTGATTGATTCAGGGACAGCGTTTTTAGAGTTCTCGACTTTGGCGGCCTATGAAATGTATGAAGGCCAAGCTCCCAGTGCGGGAGTTCTAACAGGTATCGGAGTTATTGAAGGCACTGAGTGTGTCATCGTGGCCAATGATGCCACCGTAAAAGGCGGCACTTACTTTCCGATGACAGCAAAAAAACATCTACGCGCTCAAGAAGTGGCCATGGAAAATGGTCTGCCATGTATTTACCTTGTAGACAGTGGCGGCGCGTACTTACCAATGCAATCCGAAGTGTTTCCTGATCGCGATCACTTCGGCCGTATTTTTTATAACCAAGCTCGCATGAGCGCGCAGGGAATCTCGCAAATTTCAGTGGTGATGGGTTCGTGTACTGCGGGCGGAGCTTATGTTCCCTCGATGAGTGATGAAAACGTTATTGTCAAAGATAACGGGACTATCTTTTTAGGTGGCCCACCTCTGGTGCGTGCGGCAACAGGTGAAATCGTGGATGCACAAGAACTTGGGGGCGCACATACACATTGCGAGCTTTCAGGGGTAACGGATCACTTTGCTGAAAATGATCAGCATGCGATTGATCTGACTCGCTCGATTGTAAAACACTTGAATAAACGTAAAGCGGTGCAATTAAAAACTCAGCCGATAGAAGAACCTCTGTATGCTGAAGACGAAATTTACGGAGTGCTTCCCGCAGACCAACGTATTCCATTCGATATTCGCGAAGTGATTGCACGTATTGTGGATGGCTCTAAGTTCCACGAGTTCAAACCGCTCTTTGGGAAAACACTGGTTACAGGTTTTGCTCATATCTGGGGAATGCCTGTGGGTATTATTGCCAACAACGGAGTGTTGTTCAGTGAAAGCGCGCAGAAAGCGGCTCACTTTATTGAATTATGCGAGCAACGTGAAGTGCCATTGATCTTCTTACAAAATATCACAGGCTTCATGGTGGGTAAAAAATATGAACAAGAAGGTATCGCCAAACACGGAGCCAAAATGGTGATGGCCGTATCGAATGCGCGCGTACCTAAGTTTACTGTGGTGATTGGCGGCTCTTATGGCGCTGGTAACTATGGGATGTGTGGTCGTGCGTATTCACCTCGTCAATTGTGGATGTGGCCGAATGCTCGCATCAGCGTAATGGGCGGCGAGCAGGCCGCGAATGTTCTGTTAACTGTTAAGATGGATCAGCTAGCAGCCAAAGGGCAATCGATGACACCTGAAGAGCAAGCTGAGTTTAAGCGTCCCACATTAGAAAAGTACGAACGTGAAAGTTCAGCCTACTTTTCTACAGCGCGAATTTGGGATGATGGGATCATTGATCCAAAAGACACTCGTCGCGTCCTAGCTTTGGGAATTGCCGCGAGCTTAAATAAAGATTGGGGCCCGAAACAACAGGGCGTCTTCAGAATGTAA